The genomic segment TTACTGGCCAGGTTATGAAGAAATTTCACGCGATAAATCCTTACTATTTGCAGGAGCGACATTGTCCCAAGCCGGTCCACAGCTCAAGGACACCCCACCCTTACCCACGTCTGTACAAATGCACGAGGCGCGACGCTAAAAATTACACAAGATTCAGCGACTTTGTCGATCTAAATCGCACAGGAAACCTCGGCGGGATGCGCGCTTGTTCATCCTGCCACAGTTTCCAGACCAACAAGTGCAGGTCAAACATTCGCGGCAAAACAATTTCAGCTATTTCAAAGAACCTTTCGCGGAATTTTCAGAAAAGTCGAACCGATTATTGATTGACACCGTCCAAACCTCGTGATATGTGTTATCTGGTTTTATTGCCGGTCTTCCTCTTTCAGGAACAGGATGTGCGGTCTGGCGGTTGCCCAGCCCCAACGTGCCGTCTTGGGAATAGACCAATTCTATAGTGTGGCCAGCAATTCACCGTCATCTGGCGGGCATCGCGAAATGGAGATTTCGAAGCTATGAACATTTCAAGGCGTGATCTTCTGAAAGGCTCGGCGGCATTGGGCGTTGGCATACTTTGTGAGACATTAGGTTCAGTTGCTTACGCGCGCGAACCTCACATCAAATTCCCAAACCGGCCAATCGACCGCCTTGCATTGACATCCTATCCCTTTCGCGAATCCATGGAAGGCCCGCACAATTCGGACCGTGACCGAAGCAAGCCGGGAATGGATATCCTCGGCTTCGCCAAAATGGCGATCGAGAAGTTCAACATCCATAATATTAATCCTCTCGGCGCGCACTTCTCTTCCACCGAACCTCGTCATCTCGAGACGCTTCGGGAGCAGGTGGCGAAGGCAGGTTCACATTTTGTTGGCCTGGGCCTGGGCGGCGGCAGGTTCTATGATCCCGACCCGGCCCGCCGCAAGGCCTCGATTGAGAGCAGCAAGAAATGGATTGACATCGCCGCGGTCTTGGGTTCTCCAAGCGTGCGCCAGCACCTGGGAGGCGCTCGCGGGGCAAAGCCAGACGTTGACCTGACGGCACAGAGCCTGGGCGAACTGGCAGATTACGGGGCCAGCAAGAACATCGTTGTCAATCTTGAAAACGACAGCCTTGAGAATGAAGATCCATTCTTCATCGTCAAAGTGATTGAAAAGGCTGGCAACCCGTATCTCCGCGCGCTGCCTGATCTCGGGAACACCATGCAGAAGGGCGACCCTGCTTACAACTATAACGGCCTCACCGCCATGTTCAAGCACGTTTTCAACATGGTGCACGTGAAGGACGAAGTCATCGACCGAAAGGGTACCGTTTACAAAATCGACCTGGCGAAGGCATTTGGAATTGCGAAGGCTGCCGGATATCGCGGCTATTTCTCGATGGAATGGGAAACGAAAGCGGGTGATCCGGTTGAAGGCACCCGAAGGCTTGTCAAAGAGACGTTGCAGTATCTTTCCTAGGCAGTCGCAAGACCCACCGCCGCCGGCGCGAACTCCTTGCGGCGCGAGTTCAGGCTGGCCCTAGTCGGCGAAAAGATCTGTTAGAGCGGCCGCGGTTGATGGCGCCTTACCCCCGCGCCAGCGAAAAATTTCCGGAGGTCAATTCATGCCCCGCAGCAAGATTGTTTTTCCACTGTTCCTGTTGGTTACAAGCGCCGTTTTGGCTGCTTCCTGCGCATACGCGGCTGACGAAAGTGTTCAGCTTCAGCGAGAGGCAAATCAAATCAACGTGATCATCGGAGGGAAGCCCTTCACCACCTATTACTTTGACCCGCAAGTCGCAAAGCCCTACTTCATGCCACTGCGGAGCGCACAGGGGACCATCATCACGCGCGGCTTTCCCATCGGCAACACCGTTCCGCCGGAGCATGAGCACGATCGCAACCTGGAGCCTCACCAGCGGCCCATGTATTTTGGCCACGGCAACGTGGACGGCATCGACTTTTGGGGAGAAGCAATATGGCCCAAGTGGAGCGACGGCACCGTTTTCGGGCGCACCGTCCTGGACAAGATTGAGCAGGTGCAGTCCGGAGCAGACTCCGGGACGATCCGTGCGCTTTTCCGCCTGGCCGGGCCACGGGGACGGGTGATTGCCGATGAATCCCAGGCTTTCGTTTTTCGCGGTGATCAGGAGACCCGAATGATCGATTGTGAAATCGTCATCAGCGCCAATCAGGGCGCGGACGTTACGATGGGCGATACCAAGGAAGGTTCATTTGCCATTCGCGTCGTCAAAGAACTCTACTCTCCGCCGGGGCATATGGTGAATTCCGAGGGTGGCGAGGGAGAAAAAGAGATCTGGGGAAAGCGCGCCAGTTGGGTGGATTACTACGGGAAGGTGGGAGATGAAGAACTGGGGGTTGCGATTTTTGACAGTCCGAAGAGCTTCCGTCATCCAACCTACTGGCACGCGCGAGGCTACGGGCTGTTTGCCGTAAATCCCTTCGGCATCCGGGAATTTACCGGCGACTACAATAAAGACGGGAGCTGGACTATTCCGCAGGGCAAGTCTCTCACCCTGCGTTACCGCGTATTCATCCACCATGGCGATTACAAGCAGGCCCACGTCGCCGAGGCCTATCAGCAATACGCGGCGGCACCGTAGAGTGTTGTATTCTTGGAATATACATAGGCGGCTGGGAGAGCCGTATATTAATGGAGGCACTTATGTCAAAGGAACCAGGTAAATCTGAAATCAGCCGTCGCGACTTCCTCAAGACCGGGGTCGGCACCACGGCTGCGGGTTTAGCAGCCCTGAATGGGTTTGCTGAAATCGTACCGCCCCGCGTCCTGGGGGCTAACGACCGGGTGCGCGTTGCAGTAATCGGACTCCACGGGCGAGGACAGGACCACATCCATGAACTGTCTGGGCTTAAAAACGTGGAGATTGCCGCGCTGTGCGACGCGTATGAACCGCTCATCAGCCAGCGGCAGGCGCAGATTGAAAAAATGGGCCATCCCAGGCCCAAAGGCTACCAGGACCTGCGCAAGCTGTTCGACGACAAGTCCATCGATGCTGTCACCATCGCCACGCCGAACCACTGGCATGCCCTGATGGGCATCTGGGCCTGCCAGGCGGGCAAAGACGCCTATGTTGAAAAGCCTGCTGCCCACAACCTGTGGGAAGGGCACCAACTGGCACGCGCCGCCCAGAGATACAACCGCATAGTGCAGCATGGCACGCAAATCCGCTCCGCTGTGGCCATCCGCAATGCCATGGATAAGCTCCACAGCGGAGTGATCGGCGACGTTTACATGGCGCGCGGCCTGTGCTTCAAGTGGCGCGACACCATCGGCCACGCCCCGCCCAGCGACCCGCCGCAGGGCCTCGATTATAACCTCTGGCAAGGTCCCGCCCCCGAGCACGTGTTCACCAAGAACCGCTTCCTGTACAACTGGCATTGGTTCTGGTGGTATGGCAATGGCGATATCGGCAACCAGGGCGTCCATCAGATTGACGTGGCTCGCTGGGGCCTGGGTGTAAAGTTCCCGAACAAGATTTCCGCCATCGGCGGGCACTTTATGTTTGATGACGATCAGCAGACACCCAACACCTTGAACTGCGCCTTCGAGTATGAGATCCCCAACGCAAAACCCAAGGTGATTGAGTTCGAGGTCCGGCACTGGATCACCAACAACGAGGCAGAAATCGGGACCCCGGAATTGGGAACTCCGGCGCCGAGGCACGCTGCCAATGCGCCGAAAACCGGTCCGCTGGCCGGCAGCCACAACACCGTCGGTGACATCTTCTACGGCTCAAAGGGATGCATGGCCATGGGCGACGAGGACGCCGACACGTACAAGACATGGTTGGGGAAGGACATGGAGCCCGGTCCGACAGAACACCAGGGCGGAAGCCACTTCGGCAACTTCATTGATTGCGTCCGCAGCCGGCGCGCCCAGGACCTGCACGCCCCCATCGAAGAAGGGTTCATTTCAGCCGGCCTGATGCAACTGGCAAATGCTTCCTATCGCGTGGGCCGCACGCTCCACTTCGATCCTGATTCGCTCCAAGTGATCGGAGACGATGAGGCCAATCGCCTGCTCCGTGACGCCGACCGCGGCTATCGCGCGCCGTTCGTCGTTCCGGAAAACATCTAGTGTGGTGCGTCAGAAATACTGGCACTCGTAGCGCCCACCTTTAGGTGGGCAGGTGCCGAGCTAAAGCGCGGTGCCACAGAGACAAATTCAGGAACTTACCGGCACGGCAGCTTCTCGAAGGAATTTCGCCGATTCTTCGGGCGGGGTGGGATTGATGTGGAATCCGGTGCCCCACTCAAATCCGGCAATCTTGGTAAGCTTGGGCATGATTTCCAGGTGCCAGTGGTAGTGCTCATTGGGGCTTTCCGGGATGGGCGAGGTGTGGATGATGTAGTTGTAAGCCGGGTAGTCAAGGACCTTATCCAGCCGCGTCAGCATATCTTTCAGTATTACAGCCAACTGCTCAAACTCCTGCTTCTGCGAGTCCTCAAAAGTGGACTGGTGAACGCGAGGCATAATCCAGATTTCAAACGGAAACCGCGGAGCGAACGGAGCGACCGCAATGAACGCGGGCGTGTCGGCGATCACCCGGATGCCGCTTTCCGTTTCCTGCCGAATAATGTCGCAGAAGATGCACCTCTCCCTGAAATTGAAGTATTCGCGCGCCCCGTCGATTTCCTCGCGCACCCTCTTGGGGACAACCGGAAGGGCAATCAACTGGGAGTGCGTGTGCTCGAGCGATGCTCCCGCAGATTCGCCA from the Terriglobia bacterium genome contains:
- a CDS encoding Gfo/Idh/MocA family oxidoreductase, producing the protein MSKEPGKSEISRRDFLKTGVGTTAAGLAALNGFAEIVPPRVLGANDRVRVAVIGLHGRGQDHIHELSGLKNVEIAALCDAYEPLISQRQAQIEKMGHPRPKGYQDLRKLFDDKSIDAVTIATPNHWHALMGIWACQAGKDAYVEKPAAHNLWEGHQLARAAQRYNRIVQHGTQIRSAVAIRNAMDKLHSGVIGDVYMARGLCFKWRDTIGHAPPSDPPQGLDYNLWQGPAPEHVFTKNRFLYNWHWFWWYGNGDIGNQGVHQIDVARWGLGVKFPNKISAIGGHFMFDDDQQTPNTLNCAFEYEIPNAKPKVIEFEVRHWITNNEAEIGTPELGTPAPRHAANAPKTGPLAGSHNTVGDIFYGSKGCMAMGDEDADTYKTWLGKDMEPGPTEHQGGSHFGNFIDCVRSRRAQDLHAPIEEGFISAGLMQLANASYRVGRTLHFDPDSLQVIGDDEANRLLRDADRGYRAPFVVPENI
- the galT gene encoding galactose-1-phosphate uridylyltransferase, translating into MPELRKDPITGRWVIIATERAKRPSDFVRDKVEIRGSGFCPFCYGNESKTPPEIIAYRGDGSTRNSPGWSLRVVPNKFPALGIEGSLNRQGEGLYDKMSGIGAHEVIIETPDHQKTLAMLSPRHIEDVLWAYRDRIIDLKKDRRFKYVMIFKNHGESAGASLEHTHSQLIALPVVPKRVREEIDGAREYFNFRERCIFCDIIRQETESGIRVIADTPAFIAVAPFAPRFPFEIWIMPRVHQSTFEDSQKQEFEQLAVILKDMLTRLDKVLDYPAYNYIIHTSPIPESPNEHYHWHLEIMPKLTKIAGFEWGTGFHINPTPPEESAKFLREAAVPVSS
- a CDS encoding TIM barrel protein encodes the protein MNISRRDLLKGSAALGVGILCETLGSVAYAREPHIKFPNRPIDRLALTSYPFRESMEGPHNSDRDRSKPGMDILGFAKMAIEKFNIHNINPLGAHFSSTEPRHLETLREQVAKAGSHFVGLGLGGGRFYDPDPARRKASIESSKKWIDIAAVLGSPSVRQHLGGARGAKPDVDLTAQSLGELADYGASKNIVVNLENDSLENEDPFFIVKVIEKAGNPYLRALPDLGNTMQKGDPAYNYNGLTAMFKHVFNMVHVKDEVIDRKGTVYKIDLAKAFGIAKAAGYRGYFSMEWETKAGDPVEGTRRLVKETLQYLS
- a CDS encoding PmoA family protein, yielding MPRSKIVFPLFLLVTSAVLAASCAYAADESVQLQREANQINVIIGGKPFTTYYFDPQVAKPYFMPLRSAQGTIITRGFPIGNTVPPEHEHDRNLEPHQRPMYFGHGNVDGIDFWGEAIWPKWSDGTVFGRTVLDKIEQVQSGADSGTIRALFRLAGPRGRVIADESQAFVFRGDQETRMIDCEIVISANQGADVTMGDTKEGSFAIRVVKELYSPPGHMVNSEGGEGEKEIWGKRASWVDYYGKVGDEELGVAIFDSPKSFRHPTYWHARGYGLFAVNPFGIREFTGDYNKDGSWTIPQGKSLTLRYRVFIHHGDYKQAHVAEAYQQYAAAP